The sequence GCTCGAACTTCTCGAAATCCTCGGCGATGTAGGGGAGCAACTCGACCGTGTAGTAGGAAACGGGACTCGGAATGCCGAAGGCGTCGGCGAACATGCCGAAGAAGAGCTCGTCCTCTATGTCTTCGGCCGCCTTTTCGATATTCTCCGTCGCCGGATGCTCGACCATCCCGTGGAAGAGCCCCTCCGCCCATTCCCTGGCGACTTCCCGAGCCTTGGCGAACTGCTCGTGGATCGTCATGGTAATAACTTGAAGATAGCTGTTCATAAGTCCGTGGGTCGGGCCGACGCAAGGCACAATCGCCTGGCCGGATTAGACGCTCTCCTCGATGGCCCGGAGCAGGCGTTTGATCTCGCCGCGGCGTTTCCAGGCGGCGACGCGGTCACTGATCGCCGCCACCGGCAATCCCAGACTGACCTCCGATTCCACCGTCACCCGCGACCCCTCGTCCTCCGGCGTGACCGTTAGCGTCGACTGCATCGTCTCGAACGGGCCGGCGCCGCCGAGCTGGTCGTACTCGTAGCCCTCGGCCGTCTCGATGAACGCAAAGACGACCTCCATTCCGCCGCCTCGTGCCGTTACCCGGCTCTCACCGTCCGTCTCCGCGGTGTCGATGGCGGCGAACGTCCCTTCCATGTCGACGACGGTCGCCGGGTCGAGGAAATCCAGGACGGCCGACGGCGGTGCCCCGACACGTCTGGTTTCCCTCACGGTTCGCATGCCCCAACCGACCCGGAGCGGCCACTTATCAGTACCGGGGTCGCTCCGCAGCCGACCGGGCCACAGGGTTATTGCCGAGGCGGATATTCATCCGGTTATGCCCATCGAGGATCGAGGGGACGCTGCCGTCATCACGCACGCGGTCGCGGCCGATATCCTCTCGCAGCTTCGGGACGTCGGGACCGAACGGGCCGACTTTCGCTCGGGTCTGGGGACACTCGGCCGGATCTGCGGCGACGAGATCATCGACGAAGAGATGGAGACGACGCCCGTTTCCATCGAAACGCCACTCACGGAGACCACGGGCGAGCGGATTCGGGGGCGCGAGAACGTCGTGATCGTTACCGTCCTGCGAGCGGCGATGCCGTTCGTCGACGGTCTCCTGACGGCGTTTCCGGACGCCAAGCAGGGCGTCGTCAGCGCCAGTCGTGACGAGGAGGCCGGGATGAACGACGACGGCACCTTTCCCATCAGCGTCGATTACATCAATCTGCCTGATATCACGGCCGACGACATCGTGATCGTGGCCGATCCGATGCTCGCGACCGGGTCGACCATGGTCGCGGTCCTGGAGCACGTCCTCGCGGACGCGCCGGCTCCGGCGACGCTGTTCGCGCTCTCGGTGGTCAGCGCCCCCGCCGGCCTGCGTCGCGTCCAGTCTGCGGTCCCCGCGGACAGGCTGCTCACGGTGAGCATCGACGACCACGTCGACGAGGACGGGTACATTGTTCCGGGGCTGGGCGATGCAGGCGACCGGGCGTTCGGCACGACCTGATCGGCCGCACGGACCAAGATATTAGTCCTTGGGCCCGTATTCCAACCCATGACGGACGACCCCTGTGACGCGTGTGGCGAGCCGGTCGCCGACGCGCTCGCCAGAACGGTGCGACTCACGGTCGATCGCTCCCAGATCGACGCCCAGCGGCTGTGTCCGGAGTGCTTTGCCGACTGGATCCACAGATACAAGACGGAAATGGAACCGGACACCGAGACCCAGCAGTTCGTCGAGGAGGACGGTGACGCCGACGACATCATCATCGACTGACCGCGCCATCGTCACCGTCCGGAACGCGATTCCTGAAAATCTACGCGTCGCGCCCGCTCTCTACCGAACCCCCTCGTTTCGGCTGGACACCCCGCCGCAGTCTTGTGGTTTGCAATCTCGCGGATCGCTCCCGAAACCCTCCCCACATCGCCGCCCTCGGTCATTCGATGTGCGCTCGGCCGCTGGTCGCGCTCCGGATGCGATCCCTGATCGCCGGGGCCTCGTCGACGGGAGCTGTGACCCGAAACGTGACCGACGTCTCGTAGTCGGCCTCGAAGTCACCCGCGCCCGATTCGAGGATGCCCCGGACCGTTCCCGAGTCGTCGTACTCGACGGTGACGGCGAACTGTTCGCGCGGCCGCCGTTCGACCACGCCGGCGTCCGCGATCGCCTCTTTTACCGCCCGCGAGTACGCCCGTGCGAGCCCGCCGACGCCAAGGTTCGTGCCACCGTAATACCGGGTAACGACCGCGGCCACGTTCTCGAGATCCCGCTGTTGTAAGACGTTCAACGCGGGCTTGCCCGACGATCCGCTCGGCTCGCCGTCGTCGCTCTGGTACTCGCGGAGAAGGTGGCCCGAACTGCCCGACGCTACGCGCACGCGGTAGGCCGGAACGTTGTGAGTTGCGTCGTCGTAGTCGGCCGCGATCGTCTCGATGACGGCTTCGGCCTCCTCGCGGGTCTCGACCGGGGTCGCGTGCCCGATGAACTCCGAACCCCGCACCTCGAAGTGCGCCTCGCCCGGGCCGGCGATGGTCTTGAAGACGTCCCGGTCGCTCATCGTCGAACGTGGGAGTCGGTCCCGCAACGGTGTTTCGGTTTTGGGCGTCTACGGGCCCGGTGTGAGGGTTTATGGGTGTCGACCGCCCTATCGATGCATATGGTCGCACTGGGGGGCGTAGAGTTCGCGTATATCGCCACGTCGGTGGTGCTGTCCGCCGCGGGGCTGTCGATGGTCGGACTCGCCGTACACGCCTACGTGACGGCTCAGCGCCAGGAGATGCTGTTTCTCGCGATCGGGTTCGCGCTGGTCGTCGCCGCCGCCATCGCCACGACGGTCTCGGCGTTTCTCAACGGCTTTTCGAACATCATCGTGTTGCTGACGGTGCATAACGCCATCGCGACAGCCGGCTACGCCTTCGTCATCTACAGTGTCATCCGCTGATCAGGACAGTTCGATGGACCGGACGAACGGAAGTTCGGCCAGTTCGTTGAGCACGTCGCCCGGGATCGGGTCGTCAGTCACGATGTAGGTGCGAGGCTCGTCGGTGAACTCCGGGTCCTCGCTGATGGTCTGGCGGATCGAGATGTCCCGATCGGCGAGCAGGCCGGTCACCGAGGCGATGATCCCCGGTTCGTCGGCGTCGTAGGGTCTGATGGTCAGGACGCCCAGGTCGAGAACCGGCGCGAGGTCCATCAGGCTCGGGATCTGGGAGATGTTCTGGAAGATGCGTCGCAGCTCTTCGTCGTCCAGGATCGCGGTGGTCGTCGAGTCGACGACGCGCCGGTCGACGTCCGCCTCCTGGGCGACTTGCGTGTCCGGGATCTCGATGGACCCCGAGACGACACGTCCCTCGTCGTTGACCGAGAACCCTCGCTCGAGGAGCAACCGGATCACGGCCTGCTGGCCGGGGCTGCCCTCGAACTTCTCCATGATGACGTCGAACATCACAGCGCTCCCTTCGTCGAGGGAGTCTCCGTTCGCCGCTCGTCGATGCGTGTGGCGTCGTCCAGCGATCGGGCCAGCGCCTTGAACAGTGCCTCGACCTCGTGGTGCGCGTTCTCGCCCTCGACGGCCGCGTGAAGGGTTAGCCCGGCGTTCGTGGCGAGCGACCGGACGAAGTGCCGTGCCATGACGCTTTGCATTTCGCCGACCGCCTCCTGAGAGAAGGTTCCCTCGAAGGCGAAGAACGGCCGACCGCTCACGTCCACCACGACGGTCGCCACCGCCTCGTCGAGGGGGACCCGCCGGTCGGCGTACCGGACGATCCCGCGTTTCTCGTCGAGCGCCTCGGCGAACGCCTCCCCCAGGACGATGCCGACGTCCTCGACGGTGTGGTGATCGTCCACGTCGAGGTCGCCGTCGCAGTCGACGGTCAGATCGAAGAGACCGTGCGTGGCGAGGGCGGTGAGCATGTGGTCGAAAAAGCCGATGCCCGTATCGACTGACGCCGCCCCGTCACCGTCCACCTCGAGGGTAACCTCGATTGTGGTCTCGTCCGTCTCCCGCCGTACCGCGGCGCTCCGCTGACTCATACACCTCCCCTGTGCGCGCCGGGTACAAGGTCGTTGCGCTCTCTCAGTCCCCCTCTGTAGCCACCGCGGACTGTGCCTCCCCGAGGGAGAACGCCCCCTCGTAAAGGGCCGTGCCCACGACCACCGCGCTCGCGCCCGCGCTCGCGAGCGCTCGCACGTCGTCGACCGAAGCAACCCCGCCGCTTGCCACCACGGGGATGTCGACGCCCTCGACGACTCGCTCGACCGGACCGGTCCGAACACCGGTCTGTCGGCCCTCGACGTCCACGTCGGTGAAGAGGATGGCCGTGGCCCCCAGTTCCTCGTAGCGGCCCGCTGCTTCGGCGGGGTCGAGCCCGGTCGCCTCCGTCCAGCCGTCGACCACCACCTCGCCGTCTTTCGCGTCGAGACTCACGACCACAGTTCCGGGGTGTGTCTCGCTGATCTCGGCCACGATATCGGGCGTCTCCACGGCGGCCGTCCCGAGGATGACGCGGTCGACGCCGCTGTCGAGTAGTGCCCTCGCGTCCGCTGCGGTCCGGATACCGCCGCCGAGCTGAACCGGGACGGAGACCGCGTCGACGATGGCCCGAATCGCCTCGGCATTCGCCCGTTCGCCCTCGAACGCCCCGTCGAGGTCGACCAGGTGGAGGGCTGTCGCTCCTTCGTTGACCCACCGCCTGGCGGCCGCCACCGGGTCCCCGTACCGCGTTCCCGTGCCGCGCTCTCCCTGGACGAGCTGGACGGCCTCACCGTCTTTGACGTCCACCGCGGGGATGACCTCGAAGGACTCGAACGTCATGCTTGCCCGTACCCGTCCGCGTCGCTTAAACGACGTGCCTTTCGCTGCTCACCTCTCGAACCGGCGAAACCCCGCGTATCGCCGGTTTCGGGCCCGCTTACCGGCGAGGATGTGCAAAAAGGAAACTACTATGCCGGAAGCCCCTGAATACCTCTAGTGATGCCGACAGTAGAATACCTCAATTACGAGACACTGGACGACCAGGGATGGGACCTGGACGACGACGATATCTTCGAGAAGGCCGCCGACGCCGGTTTCGACGACGAGGACTACGGGACCCTCGACGTCGCCGACGGGGAATACATCCTCGAAGCGGCCGAGGCACAGGGATTCGACTGGCCGTTCTCGTGCCGTGCGGGTGCCTGCGCCAACTGCGCGGCCATCCTCAAGGAGGGCGAGATCGACATGGACATGCAGCAGATCCTCTCCGACGAGGAAGTCGAGGACGAGGGCGTCCGCCTGACCTGCATCGGCTCGCCCGCCGAAGACGACGTGAAGATCATCTACAACGCCAAGCACCTGGACTACCTCCAGGACCGCGTCATCTGAATAACGAGCGCCGACATTCTTTCGCGCCCGCCTTCCCGTAGCCACCGCGTCGGGAGTTTTGGTTCGGCCGACCCCCGCGTCGAGCGTTTTCGCTCGGCTGATCCCCGCCCGAGCGTTCTCTGTCGGACGGCCCGGGTCGTCGCCGCGGCTGCGCGAACGCGGCAACCCGTTTCGAAAACAGCTAAACCGGACGGGGCGCGATGATTGATTAGTGACGTCCCTCCCCGACCTCCTCCGGCTCGTCGTCGTCCCCGCCCTCGGCTGGGCCGCCTATCGCGACGTCCGCACGCGTCGGGTTCCCAACGATCTCTGGGCCCCGCTCGCGCTGCTGGGGGTCGTCCTTCTCGTGTGGGAGGCGTTTTCCCGACTGGGCGATCCGTACCTCTCCGTGTGGGCGCTCAGGGTGGCTTTGAGCGTCGGGATCGTGGCGCCACTCGCCCTCGCCTTCTGGTACGTCGGCGGATTCGGCGGTGCCGACGCGAAGGCGTTCATGGTGCTCGCCGTCCTGTTGCCGACCTACCCGACCTACCAGATCGACTCGGTGTGGCTCCCCATCGTGACCACCGACGTGGGCGTCTTCTCGCTTACCGTCCTCACGAACGCGGTGCTCGTGGCGCTGGCCTATCCACTCGCGCTGGCGGGCCACAACCTCCTTCGCGGGGAATTCTCCTGGGTCGCGTTCCTCGGTCGAGAGATCCCCGTCGATGAGGTGCCCTCCCACCACGGCAGTCTCCTCGAAACCCCGGACGGATTCACTCGGAACGGGCTGGACCTCGACGCACTGCGGATGTATCTCCGGTGGCGTGGTGTCTCGCTCGCGAAACTACGGGCGAACCCCGCGCTCAGAGACCCGGCGACCCTCCCCGAGGAGCCCAACGAACCCACGGACGGTGCTGTCCTGGCCGACGGGAGCGGGGACCCGTGGGGGGCGGCGGCGTTCCTCGACGACATCGACTCGAGCGCCTACGGGACGACGCCCGATCAGCTTCGCGCGGGACTGGACGTCCTCATCGCCGCCGACGAGGTGTGGATCACGCCGGGGATCCCCTTCATCGTTCCCACGTTTTTCGGCCTGCTGCTGGCGCTGACGGTCGGCGACCTGCTGTTCGCCGTCCTCTTCGCCGTCGGTCTCGTCTGAGGGCGGTGACGAAACGGCTATCCGACCTGCCGACGTTCGCCCAGACATGTCTGCGTTCGCGGTCGATATCGAGTTCGACGACGACGGTCTGGTCCCCGTCGTCGCCCAGGACGTCGAGACCGACGAGGTGTTGATGCTCGCGTACGCCACTCGCGAGGCGGTCGAGCGCACCCGGGCGTCGGGCCGAGCACACTATTACTCCCGGAGCAGGGACGAACTCTGGGAGAAGGGAGCGACGAGCGGCAACGTCCAGGAGGTCGCCGAGATACGGGTGGACTGTGATGGCGATACGCTCCTGTACCGCGTGCACCAGGAGGGTGGCGCCTGTCATACGGGCCACCGCTCCTGTTTTTACCGCACCCTGGACGGCAAGAACGTTGGGGAGCTCGTCTTCGACCCGGACGATGTCTACTGAGTCGCTCGTCGACCGCCTCGCCAGCGCCCGGGCGGATCTCGAAGCGGCGGAGGCAGCCGTCGACGACGTTGGCGAGGACCGTCTCGAACGCCTCAGGGCCGCCCGCGAGGACCTCCTGTCGCTTCTCGGCCAGTACGAGAGTCGTGCGACCGGGTCCGGGGACTTCCAGGCGTACCTCGACTTCCAGGAGGCGGTGGCCGAATTCGTCGAGGACCTTCCCGAGGACCTCCCCGAGCGCGAGGCCTTCGAGGAGATCAACGATCGATTCGAGAAACGTCGCCTTACGGAAGGCGACTTCGAGGCGGCCAGGGACGCCCTTTCTCCCGTCGATGCGCTCGTCGACCGCCTCGACGACCGCTCGGACGCGCACCAGCAATATCGCGCGGCCCGTCGGGACGTCGAATCCCGCCTCCGGGAGATAGAGGAGGAGATCGACCGTCTCGAACGCGTGGCGTCGCTCGCCGACGCCGACCTCGACGCCCCCGTCGAGAAGCTTCGCGAGCCCATGATGGCATACAACGAGGCGGTGGCGGACGCGTTCGACTCCTTCAAACGGGACGCCCCTGCCAGGGAGGTCCTGGCGTTCGTCGAGGCGACACGGTCCTTTCCGCTGGCCAGCTACCCCGAACCGCCCGCCGAACTCGCCGACTATCTGTCCGAGGCCGACGTTGGGGCGGAGCCCGTTCAGACGCTCCTCGAGTTCGCGGACTACTCGCGGTCGAAACTCGATCACTACGTCGATCACCCCCAGCAGTTCATGCGGCTCGTCGGCGGGAACCGGACCTACCTCGACCGTCTCGACGCCGAACCGCTCGAGTTCGAATGGCCGCCCGCACCTGCCGACGAGGTTCGCTGGCGGGCCGACGAACTCGTCTCTGTCGTCAACCGGTTTGCATCCGACGACGTCGTCGAGCGACTGGAGCGCGTGCAGGCCCTCGCGCGAAACGAACCGCACTACGAGCACCTCCGACTGACGACGCGGGCCCGGGAGGAACTCACCGACGAGGAACGCGAGCGGGTGGCCGCTGGCGCGGTCGGTGCGGACATCGAGGCCCTGGAGGCCGAGCGCGACCGCCTCACTGAGGCCCTCGACGAGTACTAACCCCCTGGCATCACTCGAGGAGGAACCGGGGGAGGCGAAGTGCGTCTGCGTCTCGGCTGTGCAAATCGAGGAACTCGGGCCTGGAGAGGGCCGCCGGCACGTCGTTACGACTCTCGGAGACCCGCACCAGCTGCTGGGCCTTCGGGTCGTTTCGGCGTTCCTCGACGAGTTCCTCCCAGATCTCTCGTGCGCTGGCCCCGTCCCGATCTGCCGCTTCCGCCTCGCCGTCGCCGGACCGTAGCTCGTCCTCGGCGACGCTCTTTCCCTCGTCGTAGGCGAGTTGCACGAGCGCGCGACTCGCCTCACGCGCGAGCCGATTGACCCGTTCGGGATGATCGTTCCCGAGCGCCGCGTCGACGCCCAGCGCGTAGGCCCGGAACATCGCCTCTTCGCGGTCGAGCGACGTCCAGTCATCGTCGAAGGCCTCCCCGTACATCACTACGACACCTGATCGACCTTCAGATCGGGGTGGACGGCCAGGCCACCGCTGGAGAAGGAGGCTGCGTGCATATCGCAGTCGATGTCCGTCCCGCGCATCTTGATGATCTGGGCGGCCCGCGTCATCCCGCCCGCCTCCATGAAGTTGTGGAAGAAGATGACGCCGTGGGCGAGGAAGTGTTCGTCCGAGTACGCGGAGGGATCGGTCATCTCGGAGATGAGAATGATGGTCGCGTCGGTCTGTTTCAGTCGCGTCACGAACTCGGTCAGCGCACTCTCCCGCTCCTCGACGAAGTGCGAGAGTAGCATCGTCGAATCGATGACCGCCCGGTCCACGTCATTCTCCTCGATCATCGCCGCGACCCGGTTCGTCAACCCGCCCTCGGTGCCGTACTTGGTGAGTGACATCCGCGCCTTCTCGGCGGTCAGGTTGAGAAAGCGCGCATTCTTCCCGGTGATGGCCTGCTCGAACCCGAAGTCGAAAGATGACATGTCCTGAATCAGTTCCTCGCGGGTCTCGTGCATCGTGATATAGAGTGACGTCTCGTCGTTGCGGACGCCCTCCGTGATAAACTGCGAGGCGAACGTGGTCTTCCCGCTGCCCGGCGGGCCGCTGATGACGTACATCCGGTTCGCGGGCAAGCCTCCGTCCAGCAGCCGGTCCATCCCCCGACACCCGGTTGACACGCGCATTGACTCTACGAATGTGGTGCCCCAATTAAGGCTTCTGGGGTTCTGGACAAGAGAGTTTATAGCCCGTGGGCTGACTATCTCGTGGCGAATGGCCGACGGTCGCGATCAAGAACTCGTCGACAGATTCGAGACGTTCTATCGGCAGTACTACGCGGACGAAATCGCCGAACTCGCCCGTGCGTACCCCCGGGAACGCCGGTCTCTGACGATCGACTGGGATGACCTCTTTCGGTTCGATCCGGACTTCGCGGACGACATCGTCAGCTACCCAGACCGCTTTCGCGACGCCGCTGAGGAGGCCCTCCGCCTCTACGACCTCCCGGTGGACGTCTCGCTCGCGAACGCCCACGTCCGCATCGAGAACCTGGGCGAGATAACGGAGATCCGCGCGATCAGGTCCGACCACATCAACACTCTCGTGAGCCTGCGCGGCATCGTCCGCAAGGCCACCGACGTCCGGCCGAAGATCCGCGAGGCGACGTTCATCTGCCAGCGCTGTGGCGCCGAGACCGTCGTCCCCCAGACCGACGCCGGCTTTCAGGATCCCTACCAGTGCGAGTCCTGCGAGCGCCAGGGCCCGTTCCAGCTCGAGGCCGAGCAGTCGGAGTTCGTCGACGCCCAGAAACTCCGCGTTCAGGAGAGCCCCGAGGGCCTCGGCGGCGGCGAGACGCCCCAGGCCGTCGACATGAACGTCGAGGACGACCTCACCGGCGAGGTCACGCCCGGCGATCACGTCGTCGCGACCGGCATTCTCCGGCTCGACGAGGGCAAAGAGCAGAGCGACTCGCCCATCTTCGACGTCTACCTCGAGGGGGTGTCCCTGGAGGTCGAGGACGAGGAGTTCGAGGAGATGGACATCACCCAGGACGACAAACGCGAGATCATCGAACTCTCCGAGTCGGAGGATCTCTACGACCAGATCGTCGACTCCATCGCCCCCGCCATCTACGGCTACGAGCAGGCCAAACTCGCGATGGCCCTGCAACTGTTCTCGGGGGTCACCAAGCACCTCCCCGACGGCTCCCGGATTCGCGGTGATCTGCACATGCTCTTGATCGGGGACCCTGGTACGGGGAAATGTGTTGCTGGGGACACGAACGTCACGCTCGCTGATGGAACCCGTCGACCGATTCGCGATATCGTCGAGTCGTCCCTCACGGATCCGAAACCGGTCGACGATGGCGTCTATCAGGAGGTGGATATCCCGCTTCCGACGATGGACGATTCGGGCGACATTACGACTGGTCGGGCCACGAAGGTCTGGAAACGGGAAGCACCGGACGAAATGTATCGCATCCACCTCGCCGACGGGACTTCGATGGAGGTCACCCCATCACATCCGCTGTACGTCCAGGAAAACGGCTATCCGACGGCGGTCAAAGCAGAGGAATTGACAGATGGCACGTTCGTGGCCACCGTCGACGAAGTCTCCGCTGACGGTGGTGCGCGGATCCGCCGACCCAAACCGGCCGTCGCGGGTATTTCGACTGGAGCACAGTCATCCACGAACTCGTTCGACACGATTGAGGTATCATCATCGATCGGCTGGACCCAAATTGAGGACATCGAGACTGTACAGCCGGGCGAGGAGTGGGTGTACGACCTCGAAGTCGCGGACACGCACAATTACCTCACAGAACACGTCGTCTCGCACAACTCCCAGCTGCTCCAGTACATCCGCAACATCGCCCCGCG is a genomic window of Halanaeroarchaeum sulfurireducens containing:
- a CDS encoding DUF7118 family protein — translated: MSTESLVDRLASARADLEAAEAAVDDVGEDRLERLRAAREDLLSLLGQYESRATGSGDFQAYLDFQEAVAEFVEDLPEDLPEREAFEEINDRFEKRRLTEGDFEAARDALSPVDALVDRLDDRSDAHQQYRAARRDVESRLREIEEEIDRLERVASLADADLDAPVEKLREPMMAYNEAVADAFDSFKRDAPAREVLAFVEATRSFPLASYPEPPAELADYLSEADVGAEPVQTLLEFADYSRSKLDHYVDHPQQFMRLVGGNRTYLDRLDAEPLEFEWPPAPADEVRWRADELVSVVNRFASDDVVERLERVQALARNEPHYEHLRLTTRAREELTDEERERVAAGAVGADIEALEAERDRLTEALDEY
- a CDS encoding DUF7569 family protein, giving the protein MTDDPCDACGEPVADALARTVRLTVDRSQIDAQRLCPECFADWIHRYKTEMEPDTETQQFVEEDGDADDIIID
- a CDS encoding amino acid-binding protein, producing MFDVIMEKFEGSPGQQAVIRLLLERGFSVNDEGRVVSGSIEIPDTQVAQEADVDRRVVDSTTTAILDDEELRRIFQNISQIPSLMDLAPVLDLGVLTIRPYDADEPGIIASVTGLLADRDISIRQTISEDPEFTDEPRTYIVTDDPIPGDVLNELAELPFVRSIELS
- the hisA gene encoding 1-(5-phosphoribosyl)-5-[(5-phosphoribosylamino)methylideneamino]imidazole-4-carboxamide isomerase, producing the protein MTFESFEVIPAVDVKDGEAVQLVQGERGTGTRYGDPVAAARRWVNEGATALHLVDLDGAFEGERANAEAIRAIVDAVSVPVQLGGGIRTAADARALLDSGVDRVILGTAAVETPDIVAEISETHPGTVVVSLDAKDGEVVVDGWTEATGLDPAEAAGRYEELGATAILFTDVDVEGRQTGVRTGPVERVVEGVDIPVVASGGVASVDDVRALASAGASAVVVGTALYEGAFSLGEAQSAVATEGD
- a CDS encoding SRPBCC family protein, whose translation is MRTVRETRRVGAPPSAVLDFLDPATVVDMEGTFAAIDTAETDGESRVTARGGGMEVVFAFIETAEGYEYDQLGGAGPFETMQSTLTVTPEDEGSRVTVESEVSLGLPVAAISDRVAAWKRRGEIKRLLRAIEESV
- a CDS encoding IMPACT family protein, which translates into the protein MSDRDVFKTIAGPGEAHFEVRGSEFIGHATPVETREEAEAVIETIAADYDDATHNVPAYRVRVASGSSGHLLREYQSDDGEPSGSSGKPALNVLQQRDLENVAAVVTRYYGGTNLGVGGLARAYSRAVKEAIADAGVVERRPREQFAVTVEYDDSGTVRGILESGAGDFEADYETSVTFRVTAPVDEAPAIRDRIRSATSGRAHIE
- the upp gene encoding uracil phosphoribosyltransferase; translation: MPIEDRGDAAVITHAVAADILSQLRDVGTERADFRSGLGTLGRICGDEIIDEEMETTPVSIETPLTETTGERIRGRENVVIVTVLRAAMPFVDGLLTAFPDAKQGVVSASRDEEAGMNDDGTFPISVDYINLPDITADDIVIVADPMLATGSTMVAVLEHVLADAPAPATLFALSVVSAPAGLRRVQSAVPADRLLTVSIDDHVDEDGYIVPGLGDAGDRAFGTT
- a CDS encoding A24 family peptidase; translated protein: MTSLPDLLRLVVVPALGWAAYRDVRTRRVPNDLWAPLALLGVVLLVWEAFSRLGDPYLSVWALRVALSVGIVAPLALAFWYVGGFGGADAKAFMVLAVLLPTYPTYQIDSVWLPIVTTDVGVFSLTVLTNAVLVALAYPLALAGHNLLRGEFSWVAFLGREIPVDEVPSHHGSLLETPDGFTRNGLDLDALRMYLRWRGVSLAKLRANPALRDPATLPEEPNEPTDGAVLADGSGDPWGAAAFLDDIDSSAYGTTPDQLRAGLDVLIAADEVWITPGIPFIVPTFFGLLLALTVGDLLFAVLFAVGLV
- the fer gene encoding ferredoxin Fer, whose amino-acid sequence is MPTVEYLNYETLDDQGWDLDDDDIFEKAADAGFDDEDYGTLDVADGEYILEAAEAQGFDWPFSCRAGACANCAAILKEGEIDMDMQQILSDEEVEDEGVRLTCIGSPAEDDVKIIYNAKHLDYLQDRVI
- the hisI gene encoding phosphoribosyl-AMP cyclohydrolase yields the protein MSAFAVDIEFDDDGLVPVVAQDVETDEVLMLAYATREAVERTRASGRAHYYSRSRDELWEKGATSGNVQEVAEIRVDCDGDTLLYRVHQEGGACHTGHRSCFYRTLDGKNVGELVFDPDDVY
- the hisB gene encoding imidazoleglycerol-phosphate dehydratase HisB codes for the protein MSQRSAAVRRETDETTIEVTLEVDGDGAASVDTGIGFFDHMLTALATHGLFDLTVDCDGDLDVDDHHTVEDVGIVLGEAFAEALDEKRGIVRYADRRVPLDEAVATVVVDVSGRPFFAFEGTFSQEAVGEMQSVMARHFVRSLATNAGLTLHAAVEGENAHHEVEALFKALARSLDDATRIDERRTETPSTKGAL
- a CDS encoding RAD55 family ATPase; translation: MRVSTGCRGMDRLLDGGLPANRMYVISGPPGSGKTTFASQFITEGVRNDETSLYITMHETREELIQDMSSFDFGFEQAITGKNARFLNLTAEKARMSLTKYGTEGGLTNRVAAMIEENDVDRAVIDSTMLLSHFVEERESALTEFVTRLKQTDATIILISEMTDPSAYSDEHFLAHGVIFFHNFMEAGGMTRAAQIIKMRGTDIDCDMHAASFSSGGLAVHPDLKVDQVS